Genomic segment of Methanonatronarchaeum thermophilum:
TTGGTAAAGAAAGCTGATTAATCCATATGTTATGGCATTTAGTTATTAAAGGGGCTTTAGGTTCGATTAATGCCGCTGAATTTCCATGAGAGTGTATTACATCAAAACCTTCATTTTCTATTAAATTATTTACTTTCTTTTTAAGTTTAATCATAAAATATAGTTTCTTCAAAAAATCTGTATCTTTTATAGATAATAAATCGCTAACTGGGATGTAATGAAGATTTAGTTTGTTATATATTTCATCACAGAAATTGAGGTTTTTAGCATTCTCTATGGTTAAAACATGAACTTCATTACCAATCTCTGATAGCGCTTTAGATAAATTTAAAGCATGATAAGCCATTCCTCCGAATGATCTAGGGGGAAACTGATGAGTGATATTTAGAATTTTCATACTTAAATGATCATTTATTTTTAAATTTCTAGTTATATAATTTCACTTTCTAATTTTATTCGAATCCTCTTTTTTTAATGATTAAGGTTTTACAGCTTTTTTTGTTATCTTTTTTTTCTAAGATAAATTTTCGCATATTTGATTTCATTTTCTCAATTTTTATGGTGTCGTATGAAATATCTTTTATTAGTTTTCCACCAACTGGGATAAGTTTGTTTTTGTTGATATCTGTATATACTTGGTTTGAAAGTAGGATTGGGAATTCTTGTTTTTTGGCTATACTTAATAGATATAGGATTTGATCAATCATATCGAAGTTATTTTGTTTGTCGTTGAATCCTATGTATGCTGGAGAGTCTAGGATGACTAATCCGATGTCGTGTTTTTCGGTTATATTTTTGATGTTTTTTACGGCTGATTCATGTTTTGTTAATGAGTTTGTTTGGAAAACTATGACATTTGATGCGATTTTTTTAGGGTTTTTTTCATTTATTATTTGTTTAAATCTTTCAGCTGAGAATCTAGGGGTCGCAATATAAATTACTGTTTTTTTATTCGCTATTTTAGCTGCTACTTGGAGGCAAAAAGTTGTTTTACCTGAACCCGATTCTCCGTAAATATGTGTAATGGAGTTTTTTTTAAGTCCTCCTGATAATAAATTATCAATCTCATCAATTCCTGTTGGTATATTCAATTGATATCCTCCTTAGCTTTAAGTAAGGCTCTTGTTTTAACTTCTTTAAGTGGAGTACCTGTTTTTTCGGCAATTTTAACACAATCTTCATATTCAGGAGAAATATCAAATATTTCGCCGTTTCTAAATTTACCTATTTTGACATTAACTTCTTCATTGAATACTTCTACAATTTTAAATTTACGTTCAGCTATCAATCTATGTTTATCTCTAGATATTCTGACTCCAAGAGTGCCTGTTTCTTTTATTACAATTTCAGATAAATTTTCTAAATCTTCCTTTCTGGATATGACTTTTAAGATATTGCCTATTCTACCTTTTTTCATCAAAGCTGGTATAACTGAAACATCAAGGGCACCTTCTTTTAGTAGTTTATCGATCAAGTATCCAATTTCTTCTCCCTCAACATCATCTATATTGGTCTCGAAGGAGGTTACAGTGTCTTCAATTAGATTTTTCTCCCCTTCTCCTATGCATATTGTTAATAAGTTAGGTACTTCGAGTTCCTTTTTTCCTGCGCCACGCCCAATATCGGTTATTTTAATATGGGGAATAGTTTCTACATACTTATCAACGAAAACAGATAGTATTGCGGCTCCAGTTGGCGTTAATATCTCTTGTTTAACGGGGCCTCCAGAGAACTTCATATCATTTTCCTTTAAAATATTAAGTGTTGCAGGTGTTGGTGCAGATAATAAACCATGTTGAGTTTTGGTATATCCTCCTCCAACTTTTAATTCTGTACAGTATATCTTTCTACTATCCAATTTTAAATCGTAGTAGCCTACTACCGAGCCAACGATATCGGCTAGAGCGTCTGCTTTACCAACCTCATGAAATTCAGATGAAGAATTGTGAACTTTATCTTCAGCCTCTTTAAGGTTTTTCAGTATTTGAATAGATTTGTTTTTACTTTGGCGGCTTAAATTAGAGTTCTGTATTATTTGAACCATATCCTCAAATCTTAATTTTGAATCTGTAGAATCAATTTCAACTCTTAACCCGGAAATGGAGTTTCTATCGGTTTTTGAGACATTAACATTAATCTCACCAGCTTTATTTCCAACTTCTTTCATTTTTCCTAAAACTAAATCTACATTAGCTCCTGCATCCAACAAACTGCCTACAATCATATCACCTGCTGCACCAGAACTCGGAATGAAAACAGCCATATCTCTATTTTTTTTCATCATACATCCCAACTGAATTTTTAAATCGATTTAAATCTATAATT
This window contains:
- a CDS encoding ATPase domain-containing protein, whose amino-acid sequence is MNIPTGIDEIDNLLSGGLKKNSITHIYGESGSGKTTFCLQVAAKIANKKTVIYIATPRFSAERFKQIINEKNPKKIASNVIVFQTNSLTKHESAVKNIKNITEKHDIGLVILDSPAYIGFNDKQNNFDMIDQILYLLSIAKKQEFPILLSNQVYTDINKNKLIPVGGKLIKDISYDTIKIEKMKSNMRKFILEKKDNKKSCKTLIIKKRGFE
- the larC gene encoding nickel pincer cofactor biosynthesis protein LarC codes for the protein MKKNRDMAVFIPSSGAAGDMIVGSLLDAGANVDLVLGKMKEVGNKAGEINVNVSKTDRNSISGLRVEIDSTDSKLRFEDMVQIIQNSNLSRQSKNKSIQILKNLKEAEDKVHNSSSEFHEVGKADALADIVGSVVGYYDLKLDSRKIYCTELKVGGGYTKTQHGLLSAPTPATLNILKENDMKFSGGPVKQEILTPTGAAILSVFVDKYVETIPHIKITDIGRGAGKKELEVPNLLTICIGEGEKNLIEDTVTSFETNIDDVEGEEIGYLIDKLLKEGALDVSVIPALMKKGRIGNILKVISRKEDLENLSEIVIKETGTLGVRISRDKHRLIAERKFKIVEVFNEEVNVKIGKFRNGEIFDISPEYEDCVKIAEKTGTPLKEVKTRALLKAKEDIN